GCTGGCCTCCTCATATAAAAGCTGCGCCTTCCTCCTTTGTTTGTAGTTCCTAAAGTTAACTTGACAGTAGGTTGGAGATACTTGTGGATAGGCTTACACCAAAGCAATCTTTTTGCGCTGCTTCACCGTCGTAGTTCATTAAACCTCAATCAATTAATTATATTGACCGTCTTATTGAACAACAAAACATTGATTTGGAGTTGGAATAACTCTGAACTTCTTGCAGTGTAACTATTAGACTTGGTTATCGACTAAATAGCAAACATGGTTGCTATGCCAAAGAGAGTGAAGACTTTCGAGGTCATTTTCAGCGATGCTAGCAAGGCTTTCTATTGCAGTGGAGACAAAGTAGCCGGGAGGATCGTGGTGGAAGTAGCGGAGGTGACCAGAGTCTCGGCTATGAGGGTACTCGGAGTTGGATGCGCCAAAGTGGAATATGCCAAAGGAAAGCAGAAATGCAGAGAGCAGAATGAGTACTTGAGATACGAAGAAGTTGTTCAACTTGTTGACCACCCAGCTGGTAAGATCCTCATTGAATTATTCCGCAAAATCAATATGATTAACTTATTTTCAAGTGTAACGTTAGCCATGTAGATACGCATAGTAGACTAAGATCAGTTTGTGATTTATTACATGCATTTCAAATGTGACTGTCGCTGTGAGGCTCGAATTACAGATTCATGTGAAGTATCAAGTTAGTTTACCTAGCAGTTATGAGCTGTTTTTTAAACTGAAAGTGTCTCCTACTTCAGTAGTCAGACTTCAGAGTTTAATTCCATGGAATGAATGACTGGCCTATGCAAAAGCTGCTGGCAGCAGTGGCTGAGCAGTATATGTGGAGTGTATACAGGGAATCCCATTCGGAGGCGTCAAAAACATCATCTCTGTTTCACAGTACTAGGCTGAGGGTTGCATGGTGTTCTTGGCAAACCTCCAACACTAGGCTTTAGAAATTAACATAGCTGATAgtctaacttttttttttttaagcaacCTTGTATCTTGCCGTTTCGACTAATCAGGCAAATCATTATTAAAACACGTTATTAACAATTTCAGATCATGATGGATCAGTTGTCCTAAGACCTGGCAACAAGTACGAGTACATGTTTGGATTTGAGCTCCCCCAGCAAGGGTAAGTCTCTTTGCATTGGCCTGTATTTTAGTAAGTCAATACAATATAAAGCTTCCTCTGTATGTGGCTCTGCCTTATCTTTTTGTTTCCCCACAGGCAGATTGTGTCTTCCTACAAGGGCAAGTTTGGCTATGTCCAGTACTTTGTCAAGGCCTTGATGGAGAGGCCTGCCCAGCCTGCCCTGGAGTGCAAGAAGCACTTTGAGGTGGAGGAGCCCCTGGATGTGAACACCCCAGATCTGCTGGTGAGTTCATCTCTCACTTATCACAAAGCCTGAACTGCTAAAGTAAAAATAGCTGAGGTGCAAGCCAACTAGCCACCTTAACTCTGTGGAAACTCACCTTTTAATGGTATTGCTGATACACAACAGATGACAATCTGAAAGCATTAAGAGTGAGCAGTCTGTATCAGGTGTTTCCCTTGAGTGTTAACTTCAACCAGCCTTTAGAATTACAGTTGTGACATGCCCAGGTGTGATGCTTCAGGTTGGGCACCTGTGCCTCATCCTGCTCAGCAGTCTTCCTTGTAAAGCATGGACAGATTTGACCTCATGCAATTCAAGTCATAGGTCCTAGAAGTCTTCAAACAATTTAGAAAACGTGGCATTTGTGAACATGAAGGAATAGATGTATTGAATTAGAGATCTCAAAAGCATGGTTAAACATCTGTTTAAAGTGAGCCCATGTGTAAccagtttctttctctctctcttcagtctcctacAGGCGGCATGAAGGAGAAGAAGGTCACCTGCATGTTCATTCCCGACGGCCAGGTGTCCCTCAACGCCAAGATCGATCGCAAGGGGTTCTGTGAGGGCGAAGACATCTGCATCTGTGCCAAGTTTGAGAACACCTGCTCACGTATTGTGGTGCCCAAGGCAGCCATCATCTCCAAGCACACCTACCAGGCCAATGGCAGGACAAAGGTCTTCCGTCAGAAGCTCTCCTCTGTGCGTGGCAACCACATCATCTCCGGTATGTGCGACGCCTGGCAGGGCAAGACCATCCGTGTGCCCAAGATCAAGCCCTCCATGCTGGGCTGCAACATCATCCGTGTGGAGTACGCCCTCATGGTGAGCATCTTGATCCCCTCGAATTAGCATAATAAGGATAGTTGGTGCTAATGGGTTTGTTGTAAGCAGCCATTTCTAGTAGCAATGGCCTTTCATTGGTGAAATGAAGTGTTTATCAACCTTTAAACCAACTCTTCGCTATTATCATAGACGTGCTTATAGTAAGTAGTATATACGTTCATTACTCTAAATCCGACACCACTTCAATTAGATAAGAGGATGAGCCAAGTGTCTGCACTAGTTAGACATGCAGCCTTTTGAAATGGCCACTCGGCAAGTCTGGTTTCTAACCGTtatcctctcctccagatctACATGCACATCCCAGGCAGCGAGAAGCTGATCCTGGAGCTGCCGCTGGTCATCGGCACAGCCGGCCTGGGCAGCCGCACCAACAGCGTGAGCAGCACAGACGGCTCGGTCAGCAATGCCTCAGCCAGCTGGGTGTCCCTTCGCATGCCCTCTGCTCCCCCCAGCTACTGCGACGTCACCCGCGACTGCCGCCTGGATCAGCCCCTCACGCCCCTGCTGAATGACTACGACGGCGATGACAGCCCCATCTTCATGCACTCCTCAGCCTTCCAGTTTCCACCCCTGCCTGCCTACTCTGAGGTGTGTGTCTTGAAACTAAATGATGGTACTACCATGATGGTACTAGTTTGTTGTGATTGAATTGATGAGCAGGTGATCTAACACAAGTGTCTCTCGCCGGTTTCAGGTTGATGAGGAGTTCAATGGCAACACTCGCATGCTGCAGGTCTGCTGAAATACCTCAGCGCTTCCAGAACTCTGGTCCACTGTACAAGGGCCACTTCTGGCACTTCACTTCGCTCACTTGAAAAGGAGCAGAATATCCAAACTAGTGTTGGACAGACTTTGGGAAGTGATGTGGTGTCTCGTATTGGAGCCGGCCCTGCATCGAGAAAAGAAGAGGATGTGAAGGTCACGTGCTGGCGCTGTCGGCCATCTTTGCAGCACCACCTAAGCGGATCTGGTTCCGTTTCCTCCTGGACTGGTGCTGTTCAGGTTTCTGCACCTGAGCATGACACTGCAGACTTCATGGTTTGCGACGTCTTGGTGTGAATAAGCTGCTCCTCCCAATACCCTCAATGTTCTTAATACATAAGAGATGAATGTTAAGAAATTAAGAGGGATCTTATCGTCCTTTATAAACCATGTGATCTCCATGAGTTTCCCACTGGGGCCAAGCATTTGTTGACAAGTCCCTGACTGATTATGAATAAGCTCTTTGCTTGTTGGGTGTGTTCTTCATGGTGTCTAGTCATTCCATATAATTCCTGTATTTCACAAATGTGGGATTTCATCTGAGGAAGCATATTTTCCTAATTCTATTTCTTCTAAAGTAAAAGCAAGCAATGTTGTGTTAGGACATGTTGAATATATCTTCCCAAGGACAATCATGCAGAGTCCAATATTCTGTACCAGTGTCTTCTATGGTATTCAATTATCTTATGGATTTATATTGCTCTGACCTCCTACAGGAGATCTCATGGTTTAGATTTGTTTCTCCCGTGTTTTGTTGGGTGTGTCTCCAACTCAACC
This window of the Oncorhynchus keta strain PuntledgeMale-10-30-2019 chromosome 20, Oket_V2, whole genome shotgun sequence genome carries:
- the LOC118399431 gene encoding thioredoxin-interacting protein-like, which produces MVAMPKRVKTFEVIFSDASKAFYCSGDKVAGRIVVEVAEVTRVSAMRVLGVGCAKVEYAKGKQKCREQNEYLRYEEVVQLVDHPADHDGSVVLRPGNKYEYMFGFELPQQGQIVSSYKGKFGYVQYFVKALMERPAQPALECKKHFEVEEPLDVNTPDLLSPTGGMKEKKVTCMFIPDGQVSLNAKIDRKGFCEGEDICICAKFENTCSRIVVPKAAIISKHTYQANGRTKVFRQKLSSVRGNHIISGMCDAWQGKTIRVPKIKPSMLGCNIIRVEYALMIYMHIPGSEKLILELPLVIGTAGLGSRTNSVSSTDGSVSNASASWVSLRMPSAPPSYCDVTRDCRLDQPLTPLLNDYDGDDSPIFMHSSAFQFPPLPAYSEVDEEFNGNTRMLQVC